A DNA window from Boseongicola sp. contains the following coding sequences:
- the hemA gene encoding 5-aminolevulinate synthase: protein MNYDDKLDGALQRLHDEGRYRTFIDIERKRGQFPHATWRHPDGSERPVTVWCGNDYLGMGQHPEVLTAMREALEATGAGSGGTRNISGTTVYHNALEAELADLHGKEAALLFTSAYIANDATLSTLPKLFPGLIIYSDALNHASMIEGIRRNGGQKRIFRHNDLDHLRELLESDDSDAPKLIAFESIYSMDGDIGPIEAICDLADEFGALTYLDEVHAVGMYGPRGAGVAERDRVMHRLDIINGTLGKAFGVHGGYITASAKMCDAIRSYAPGFIFTTSLPPVVAAGAAASIRILKQDQDRREQHQTQAKILKLRLKGLGLPIIDHGTHIVPVIVGDPVHTKKLSDMLLEDHGIYVQPINFPTVPRGTERLRFTPSPVHGPEEMDALVNAMDQLWSHCALNRAELSA from the coding sequence GTGAATTATGACGACAAGCTGGACGGGGCGTTGCAACGGCTTCATGACGAAGGCCGCTATCGCACATTTATCGATATCGAACGCAAGCGCGGGCAGTTTCCCCATGCGACCTGGCGGCATCCGGATGGGTCCGAGCGCCCTGTAACTGTTTGGTGTGGCAACGATTATCTGGGAATGGGTCAGCATCCTGAAGTATTGACAGCAATGCGCGAGGCATTAGAAGCGACCGGCGCAGGTTCGGGCGGCACGCGCAATATTTCTGGGACCACCGTTTATCACAATGCACTTGAAGCCGAGCTTGCCGATCTCCATGGCAAAGAAGCGGCGTTGTTGTTCACTTCGGCTTACATCGCCAATGACGCGACTTTGTCGACATTGCCCAAGCTGTTTCCTGGCTTGATCATCTATTCGGACGCATTGAACCACGCGTCCATGATTGAAGGCATTCGCCGCAATGGCGGACAAAAGCGGATTTTCCGGCACAATGATCTGGATCACCTGCGAGAGCTCTTGGAGTCGGATGATAGCGATGCGCCGAAACTGATAGCGTTTGAGTCAATTTATTCGATGGACGGCGATATTGGGCCTATTGAAGCGATCTGCGATCTGGCCGATGAATTTGGAGCGCTAACTTATCTGGACGAGGTCCACGCTGTCGGCATGTATGGTCCGCGCGGCGCGGGTGTTGCGGAGCGTGACAGGGTTATGCATCGCTTGGACATCATCAATGGGACGCTCGGCAAAGCGTTCGGTGTCCACGGTGGCTATATCACTGCCAGCGCGAAAATGTGCGATGCAATAAGGTCTTATGCGCCAGGGTTCATCTTTACAACGTCCTTACCGCCCGTGGTGGCAGCAGGCGCCGCTGCCAGCATTCGGATCCTCAAGCAAGATCAAGATCGCCGCGAACAGCACCAAACCCAGGCAAAGATTCTGAAGCTGCGTTTGAAGGGGCTTGGCTTGCCTATCATCGATCACGGCACCCATATCGTACCAGTTATTGTGGGTGATCCCGTGCACACGAAAAAGCTGAGCGACATGCTGTTGGAAGACCACGGAATTTACGTGCAACCGATCAATTTCCCGACGGTTCCACGTGGCACAGAACGCTTGCGGTTCACGCCTTCGCCGGTTCATGGGCCAGAAGAAATGGATGCGCTTGTTAATGCAATGGACCAACTTTGGTCGCATTGTGCGCTAAATCGCGCCGAACTCTCAGCGTAA
- a CDS encoding DUF4115 domain-containing protein translates to MSGRREMPQKDEPSKLKGFDDFDLLLGDIMRGERATLGKSLLDVQRKLKIKANYIAAIENTDASAFETPGFVAGYVRSYARYLGLDPEWAFKTFCEEGNFQVAHGMSADASVRRKSKPSRKSEPGQGPKPAHLRDPFTEPSVSYMPKAEAVFAGFEPRAIGSVMVLLALIASIGYGGWAVLQEVQKVRLTPVDQTPEVLAELDPLAPTIPAEAGDRLENDDGVKLAEGFDRLYRPEALEVPVLVARDGPIASIDPTSIGVLAPVNVDRVIASMPPTGAEDAGETPGFVVEQIALQNIDQKRDLPPVQVVAVSSPSVSLLAVRPSWVRVTGADGTVIFEKILDAGEEFNVPLTESFASLRAGNAESLYFSVNGQTYGPAGSGPEVVKDVVLEPDALRQSYALADAAADSDLARFVAVAEASQ, encoded by the coding sequence ATGAGCGGGCGTCGCGAGATGCCACAAAAAGACGAACCGTCAAAGCTGAAGGGCTTTGACGATTTTGATCTGCTGCTCGGTGACATCATGCGCGGCGAACGTGCAACCCTTGGAAAATCACTGTTGGATGTGCAGCGCAAGCTGAAAATCAAAGCCAACTACATCGCAGCAATAGAGAATACCGATGCCTCGGCGTTTGAAACGCCTGGGTTCGTGGCGGGCTACGTGCGGTCGTATGCGAGATATCTTGGGCTTGACCCGGAATGGGCGTTCAAGACGTTCTGTGAAGAGGGTAATTTTCAGGTTGCGCATGGGATGTCTGCGGATGCTTCTGTGCGTCGCAAGTCGAAGCCGTCCAGGAAATCCGAGCCAGGCCAGGGACCGAAACCGGCCCACCTGCGTGATCCATTCACTGAACCAAGTGTCAGCTATATGCCAAAGGCCGAAGCGGTTTTCGCTGGTTTCGAGCCGCGCGCAATAGGTTCGGTGATGGTGTTGTTGGCGTTGATTGCTTCGATCGGTTACGGCGGCTGGGCGGTGTTGCAGGAAGTTCAAAAAGTACGGCTGACTCCAGTGGATCAAACACCGGAGGTTTTGGCCGAGCTGGATCCGCTCGCGCCCACCATCCCAGCCGAAGCTGGCGACAGGCTGGAAAACGACGATGGCGTCAAACTGGCTGAAGGATTTGACCGGCTTTATCGGCCGGAAGCCTTGGAAGTGCCTGTGTTGGTGGCGCGCGACGGACCAATTGCTTCGATTGATCCGACTTCTATTGGTGTTCTTGCCCCTGTTAACGTGGACAGGGTGATCGCCTCCATGCCACCGACGGGCGCCGAGGATGCGGGCGAAACCCCGGGATTCGTGGTCGAGCAGATTGCCCTGCAGAATATCGATCAAAAGCGCGATTTACCACCTGTTCAGGTGGTTGCGGTCAGCTCGCCATCGGTTTCGCTGTTAGCGGTTCGCCCTTCGTGGGTTCGAGTGACCGGCGCCGATGGCACAGTGATCTTTGAGAAAATTCTGGACGCCGGCGAAGAATTCAACGTGCCGCTGACTGAGTCATTTGCATCGTTGCGGGCCGGGAATGCAGAGTCGCTTTATTTTTCTGTAAACGGTCAGACTTATGGTCCGGCAGGCAGCGGGCCAGAGGTTGTTAAGGATGTGGTGTTAGAGCCTGATGCACTTCGCCAATCCTACGCATTGGCCGATGCTGCCGCGGATTCTGATCTGGCGCGATTTGTGGCGGTCGCTGAAGCCAGCCAATAA
- the ispG gene encoding flavodoxin-dependent (E)-4-hydroxy-3-methylbut-2-enyl-diphosphate synthase: MELNHVRPWRNIYRRKSRQIHVGSVPVGGDAPITVQTMTNTDTTDVAATVAQIQAAAEAGADIVRVSTPDAASTAALKQIVAESPVPIVADIHFHYKRAIEAAEAGAACLRINPGNIGSEARVKEVIRAAKDHNCSIRIGVNAGSLEKDLLEKYGEPCPDAMVESGLDHIKILQDNDFHEFKISCKASDVFLAAAAYQSLADATDAPIHLGITEAGGLMSGTIKSSIGLGNLLWMGIGDTIRVSLSADPVEEVKVGYEILKALGLRHRGVNIISCPSCARQGFDVIKTVEKLEKKLEHIKTPMSLSIIGCVVNGPGEALMTDVGFTGGGAGHGMVYLAGKQSHKLSNDQMVEHIVEQVEAKAAELDAAEAVSEAAE; the protein is encoded by the coding sequence TTGGAATTGAATCACGTCCGTCCATGGCGCAATATTTACCGTCGCAAGTCGCGGCAGATTCACGTCGGTTCTGTGCCAGTCGGTGGCGACGCACCCATCACAGTGCAGACGATGACAAATACCGACACGACTGATGTCGCGGCAACTGTTGCACAAATACAGGCGGCGGCAGAGGCGGGTGCTGATATCGTTCGGGTGTCGACGCCTGATGCTGCATCTACAGCTGCACTGAAGCAGATTGTGGCCGAAAGCCCGGTGCCGATCGTGGCCGATATTCATTTTCACTATAAACGCGCGATTGAAGCGGCAGAAGCTGGTGCGGCATGTCTTAGAATTAATCCGGGCAACATCGGTAGCGAGGCGCGAGTTAAGGAAGTGATCCGGGCCGCGAAGGATCACAACTGTTCGATCCGCATCGGCGTAAATGCCGGGTCCCTTGAAAAAGACCTGCTGGAAAAATATGGCGAACCCTGTCCGGATGCGATGGTCGAAAGCGGGTTGGACCATATTAAAATATTGCAAGATAACGATTTTCACGAGTTCAAGATCAGCTGTAAGGCCTCGGATGTTTTTCTTGCGGCTGCAGCCTATCAATCTTTGGCCGACGCCACTGATGCGCCCATTCACCTTGGAATCACTGAGGCAGGTGGGCTGATGTCAGGAACGATCAAGTCTTCGATTGGGTTGGGCAATCTCTTGTGGATGGGGATCGGTGATACAATTCGCGTCAGCCTTTCCGCGGATCCGGTGGAAGAGGTAAAAGTCGGATATGAAATCCTGAAAGCGCTCGGGTTGCGGCATCGTGGTGTCAACATTATTTCCTGTCCGTCTTGCGCGCGTCAGGGATTTGATGTCATCAAGACCGTTGAAAAACTTGAGAAAAAACTGGAACACATCAAGACACCTATGAGCTTATCGATCATAGGGTGTGTGGTGAACGGACCAGGCGAAGCGTTGATGACGGATGTCGGTTTTACCGGCGGTGGCGCCGGGCATGGAATGGTCTATCTGGCGGGAAAGCAAAGCCATAAGTTGTCAAACGATCAGATGGTTGAGCACATCGTAGAACAGGTTGAAGCCAAGGCAGCTGAATTGGATGCGGCAGAGGCGGTGTCCGAGGCTGCAGAGTAA